In Bryobacteraceae bacterium, the following proteins share a genomic window:
- a CDS encoding sigma-70 family RNA polymerase sigma factor encodes MNDAIQFDLTQPWDGTGLSPADALLVEGLRAGEERAYEELIARFQQPVFNLVYRLVFDPESAGDVVQEVFLKVFRGVPGFRGGSSLKTWVYRIAVNEAHNHRRWFHRRKGQEVGLEDERGDGQTYEQVLADGGRSPFEIAMDHETRERIEQALQHVKPAYRAALILRDVEGLAYEEIAEILEVSLGTVKSRIVRGRESLRTIVMGEQDATALTFVPQGAQS; translated from the coding sequence CTGAACGACGCCATCCAGTTCGATCTCACCCAGCCATGGGACGGTACCGGACTCTCGCCGGCCGATGCGCTGCTCGTCGAAGGGCTGCGAGCCGGCGAAGAGCGTGCGTATGAGGAACTGATCGCGAGATTCCAGCAACCGGTATTCAACCTCGTTTATCGGCTGGTCTTCGATCCCGAAAGCGCCGGCGACGTCGTCCAGGAGGTGTTCCTGAAAGTGTTCCGCGGCGTTCCCGGATTCCGGGGCGGCAGCAGTCTGAAGACGTGGGTGTACCGGATCGCCGTGAACGAGGCGCACAACCACAGGCGTTGGTTCCATCGCCGCAAGGGGCAGGAAGTAGGACTAGAGGACGAACGGGGAGACGGGCAGACGTATGAACAGGTGCTGGCCGATGGCGGGCGGTCGCCATTCGAGATCGCCATGGACCACGAAACGCGTGAGCGGATCGAGCAAGCATTGCAGCACGTAAAGCCGGCCTACCGTGCAGCGCTGATCCTGCGCGATGTGGAGGGGCTGGCGTATGAAGAGATCGCCGAGATTCTCGAGGTTTCGCTGGGGACCGTGAAGTCCCGTATCGTTCGCGGCCGTGAGTCGCTGCGCACGATTGTCATG
- a CDS encoding methyltransferase domain-containing protein — protein sequence MAISIRPEQTPRPQSPPAEQPAAPASAPALSRLAEAAIAELGQRVIEIGCGAGHLTRRLLDREQVVALDPAREHVARVLSEFPTQTNLEAYSMEITSPRFRQLARFRPDSVLCIHGLERIEDDHRALFHMLSVLRPGGRVVVLAHACPWLFSPLDFALGHYRRYSADALRVTAEAVGLRVVRLDYVSFAGIASWWWHARLLGRTDRGPGVGTRLDRWIDPVLGRIGQWAQMPAGSGLFAVLERPGY from the coding sequence ATGGCGATCAGCATCCGGCCCGAACAAACACCACGCCCGCAGAGCCCCCCGGCGGAACAGCCGGCGGCACCCGCCTCGGCGCCGGCGCTTTCCCGGCTCGCCGAAGCCGCCATTGCCGAACTAGGCCAACGGGTGATCGAGATCGGCTGCGGCGCCGGCCACCTCACTCGCCGGCTTCTTGACCGGGAGCAGGTGGTGGCGCTCGACCCGGCGCGCGAACACGTCGCGCGAGTGCTCTCCGAGTTCCCGACGCAGACGAACCTGGAAGCCTATTCGATGGAGATCACGAGTCCGCGCTTCCGCCAGCTGGCGCGGTTCCGGCCGGATTCAGTGCTTTGTATCCATGGGCTCGAACGGATTGAGGACGACCATCGGGCGCTGTTCCACATGTTGTCGGTGCTGCGGCCGGGCGGCCGCGTGGTGGTGTTGGCGCACGCGTGCCCGTGGCTGTTCAGCCCGCTCGATTTCGCGCTCGGGCACTACCGGCGCTACTCGGCGGACGCGCTGCGGGTGACCGCAGAAGCCGTTGGGCTGCGGGTGGTGCGGCTGGATTACGTCAGCTTCGCCGGGATCGCATCCTGGTGGTGGCATGCGCGGCTGCTCGGACGCACCGATCGGGGCCCGGGCGTCGGGACACGGCTCGACCGTTGGATAGACCCGGTACTCGGGCGGATCGGGCAGTGGGCGCAAATGCCGGCCGGTAGCGGGCTGTTCGCCGTGCTCGAGCGGCCGGGCTACTGA